In Daphnia magna isolate NIES linkage group LG5, ASM2063170v1.1, whole genome shotgun sequence, a single genomic region encodes these proteins:
- the LOC116922756 gene encoding myosin-11 isoform X2, with protein sequence MPKVADPLCPLGFHPQVRWPTRCKRCFREYKEHSNSTNRKESAESSSSSIRREDRSGSVDSLDDSNIPTPVVPVRSRESVALSRRNTTEIPLLRDEAQGDARSSKNEKESEKSKDYGSIYSSIAGSAFSRLTKHRSSAALQDPSGASAIAKSSGEFEPSRRGSSGDESEKLRKKRVQIHSLKEVPSDSNYNSPDVQFILEVKRSNIKSRGSDDDANSFAGTDITETTETTETTLVETNFDELQDQVNSMKKEIDKYRARCERLEREKDELSNKKFRSIGMNGGTGSESMRLQQRIRELETTNEDLMDDKRSAELRVTELERELESRPSSAQTHKAMEEIRAKSAAAEALIEELMEENEELKKDMRQMVDEMDELQDNFREDQADEYRDLKKDLEQTAKNCRILQFKLRKAERRMEQLETDKHQLESQNQELRNGSNPSVTSSIPSKGQDQISQLEQELNQTREQLAQSQREVQKLQSQIRAGGKDAPLSGPVLSKSRSLEGANGALSKSTEDVSQLQRDLQDSHEREADLREQLKFAEEEAQSLRKKLSRVEEENESLVMQLKKMAMKKGSRRNTPDSSVDKDEGISGDVDDLSLSELRLQLELNEQETAVLRRKMEDIEGENDRLSKEVLELQEQVKSKPTTSAEKAADARSHATKPTSEELNKLKTELMEKDKEIEHLNEALTQAEKNKGKVVVQRSRSLESSESALDLKRQLQLVEQEAGILRSKTVDLEAENEKMTAENRRLHLRVSRKAPPTDAEKLLLDKLELEERIQAMEKKLTEATNHKQHIELEKSPRLGRASDRGTRLSTSSINPESSVLKREKEILERDLKSKEEQINSLTLRLQHMEKENENLHHRMETRMAAVKRTPKKPSDTMTKIQLKKMVEELEIEFTDLLAKTGAGQPLPSDTKKIAELTKNLKEEREQRENLQHDKKKLDEKITKLEADVRKANSNSSANQILQEKCDKLEKEKAEMTAKMQSGDFVDLDTLHQVKQEKHKLQKELTERDNRLSELEKKVKESEDKNRKMERTLKDNNERIADVEREMEEERAKARQTEAAHKELSLNWLKERDELKKQASDLRIKMDELESSIVVKDKKIKDLDASLKDEVKKAVDAALKKSEREIKLAKEETVNFKTKAEDLEQKLTRAEMDKKGLNERIQRLEADWRKERDQLIGRATDLEVEIKAERKKKDRVEKEYEGEMREKDDEVMGLRERVKRTEIELKAALERFEELKNQDTRSRELELELEKEHQEYEDLTAKYDLLEEDYLVIKAKLVMDKQNIEREYLSLKKEHDTVEGELRTLRETFNLRQDTWIKEKLDMQEKVKELEEKELRHSGENWYIERSRLKDIIEEKNQQLEKVKRDEEMHRNHIDNIRRENDELRRKLEDFDKVTKIQRSMTYDSSEHDREMRELRNRLAQEEKAHRSEMTHAKMRSDNKIALLQEETQATQMQLEKARRERDTFREMLDGAQRMISELKSDPSKKTKSGSEAARSREMEETLTRIEEFHAQITSLEDELNEARTETSRIKTEYINEKSAKEIKISELQTKINELEEDRIMAMGRSRITGTRTRLELAWQKEREEQQRLIQESSTLARDLRQTLLEVEKERDRERLESRRRLEQQKRANEEEQVEIRKKVTELQSDLLELRDAHAKLRTSCEKLRRDKERVEKERDDTKKSIVDSRKADADTERRVGQLIAEIQKMKDLCPLAMGESLSGELPTGVKRDKDVRQEKIREEFVTTLKLINKCSEDVKRLQQRESDDSSKRTTMFRRAMSNAPGDMGTTSTSNNNGESITPAPSITKRAPVYRRALSLEQSQNFKDIETTSSSSYASNSYMDDEPPYASYRSRTVDRDLSLDRQSTDSTRSESAVIATPETKKKRSLMGKIKQLTKSRSIEDTGTANLLVNAGIQALIPSVSVAPSGSDLSLDKDPDRKKEKKTVKDKLTGMFKKGSSSRTSSMERSDSTESRDRYTPSKDSLSVSVSDRPLQRPPSLTNLSAPGSSRGTTPISSSRATPSRSGMLRSQSSVETDV encoded by the exons atgcctAAAGTGGCCGATCCGCTCTGCCCGTTGGGTTTCCATCCGCAAGTTCGGTGGCCTACCCGGTGCAAGCGATGCTTTCG CGAATACAAGGAGCATTCGAATTCCACGAACCGCAAAGAGAGTGCAGAATCCTCTTCTAGCTCAATACGTAGAGAAGACCGTTCTGGCTCCGTAGACAGCCTCGACGATTCAAA TATCCCGACACCTGTCGTCCCCGTCCGCTCGCGAGAATCGGTAGCTTTGAGCCGAAGGAACACAACGGAAATCCCGCTACTAAGAGAC GAAGCGCAAGGCGATGCCAGAAGctctaaaaatgaaaaagaatcgGAAAAATCCAAGGATTACGGCAGTATTTATTCATCAATAGCCGGATCAGCGTTTTCTAG gTTAACTAAACACAGATCCTCGGCAGCTCTCCAAGATCCTTCAGGAGCTAGCGCAATAGCGAAAAGTAGTGGCGAGTTCGAGCCCAGCCGACGGGGAAGCTCGGGCGATGAAAGCGAAAAACTTCGAAAGAAGCGCGTTCAGATTCATTCGTTGAAAGAAGTACCGAGCGATAGCAACTACAACAGCCCAGATGTCCAATTCATCTTGGAGGTCAAACGTTCCAATATCAAG tctcgGGGATCGGATGATGATGCCAATAGCTTTGCTGGAACTGACATCACCGAAACCACTGAGACAACCGAAACCACTCTCGTAGAAACAAATTTCGACGAACTGCAG GATCAAGTGAATagcatgaaaaaagaaatcgacaaGTACAGGGCGCGATGCGAGCGTCTGGAACGCGAAAAAGACGAACTGTCGAATAAAAAATTCCGGAGTATTGGGATGAACGGCGGCACTGGATCTGAGAGTATGAGATTGCAGCAAAGGATCCGGGAATTGGAAACCACCAACGAAGATTTGATGGACGATAAGCGATCGGCAGAGCTGCGTGTCACCGAGCTGGAACGCGAGTTGGAATCTCGTCCTTCATCGGCACAGACGCACAAG GCTATGGAAGAAATACGGGCCAAATCGGCAGCGGCGGAGGCTCTCATCGAAGAACTGATGGAGGAGAATGAAGAACTTAAGAAAGATATGAGACAAATGGTGGACGAAATGGACGAACTGCAAGATAACTTCAG AGAGGACCAGGCGGATGAATACCGAGACCTGAAAAAAGACCTGGAACAGACGGCGAAAAATTGTCGCATCCTGCAGTTCAAGTTGCGGAAGGCAGAACGCCGAATGGAACAATTGGAGACTGACAAACACCAACTTGAATCACAGAATCAGGAGCTCCGTAACGGCAGTAATCCTTCCGTCACGAGTTCCATTCCGAGTAAAGGACAGGACCAGATTTCACAGCTGGAACAGGAACTGAATCAAACTCGAGAGCAACTGGCCCAGTCTCAAAGAGAGGTGCAAAAACTGCAGTCCCAAATCCGAGCTGGAGGCAAAGATGCACCGTTGTCAGGACCTGTGCTAAGCAAAAGCAGAAGTTTGGAG GGGGCGAATGGGGCCTTGTCAAAGTCAACAGAAGACGTGTCTCAGCTACAAAGAGATCTCCAAGATTCACACGAAAGAGAAGCAGATCTTCGTGAACAGCTCAAGTTCGCTGAAGAGGAG GCGCAGTCGTTGAGGAAGAAGCTAAGTCGtgttgaagaagagaacgaaTCTTTGGTCatgcaattgaaaaaaatggcaatGAAGAAAG GTAGTAGAAGAAACACGCCAGACAGTTCAGTTGATAAAGACGAGGGAATTTCAGGTGATGTTGATGACCTTAGCCTTTCTGAACTTCGGCTGCAACTAGAACTGAACGAGCAG GAGACGGCTGTGTTGAGACGTAAAATGGAAGACATTGAAGGTGAAAATGATCGTCTGAGTAAGGAAGTTTTGGAGCTCCAAGAACAAGTCAAATCCAAACCAACGACATCCGCCGAAAAAGCAGCTGACGCCCGTTCGCATGCTACTAAACCCACTTCTGAAGAACTAAACAAGCTCAAAACTGAGCTGATGGAAAAGGACAAAGAAATCGAACATTTGAACGAAGCGCTGACGCAAGCTGAGAAAAACAAGGGCAAAGTGGTGGTGCAGAGAAGTCGTTCTCTCGAGTCCAGTGAATCTGCTTTAGATTTGAAG AGACAACTGCAACTCGTCGAGCAAGAGGCAGGCATTTTGCGTTCGAAGACGGTCGATCTGGAAGCagaaaacgagaaaatgaCGGCCGAAAATCGTAGACTGCATCTGCGTGTCTCCCGGAAAGCTCCGCCAACGGATGCAGAGAAGTTGCTTTTAGATAAACTGGAATTGGAAGAACGTATTCAAGCCATGGAGAAGAAATTAACCGAAGCAACGAACCACAAACAGCATATTGAGCTCGAAAAATCGCCTCGACTGGGCCGTGCCAGTGATCGTGGAACGCGGTTATCGACGTCATCCATAAACCCGGAGTCGAGTGTTCTCAAACGGGAGAAAGAGATCCTGGAACGCGACCTCAAAAGCAAAGAGGAGCAGATCAATTCGCTTACTCTCCGGCTGCAGCAcatggaaaaggaaaatgagAATCTTCATCATCGAATGGAGACTAGAATGGCCGCTGTCAAACGGACCCCCAAAAAACCTAGCGATACAATGACCAAAATTCAGCTCAAA AAAATGGTTGAAGAATTGGAAATTGAATTCACCGACTTGTTGGCGAAGACTGGCGCTGGCCAGCCGTTACCTTCTGACACTAAAAAGATTGCCGAATTAACCAAAAATCTTAAGGAGGAACGTGAACAAAGGGAGAACCTGCAACACGATAAGAAAAAACTTGATGAAAAGATTACCAAATTAGAAGCAGACGTAAGGAAAGCGAATAGCAACAGTTCAG cCAACCAAATTTTGCAAGAAAAATGCGATaaactggaaaaagaaaaagcggaaATGACAGCCAAGATGCAGTCGGGAGATTTTGTTGATCTTGATACGCTTCACCAggtcaaacaagaaaaacataaattaCAAAAAGAG TTAACGGAAAGAGATAACCGCCTTTCCGAGTTGGAAAAGAAGGTCAAAGAGTCTGAagacaaaaacagaaaaatggaaagaactTTGAAAGACAACAACGAACGTATCGCAGATGTGGAAAGAGAG ATGGAAGAAGAGCGAGCAAAAGCACGGCAAACGGAGGCTGCGCATAAAGAACTGTCGCTCAATTGGCTGAAAGAACGCGATGAGCTGAAGAAACAGGCGAGCGATTTGCGAATTAAGATGGACGAGTTGGAATCCTCTATCGTGGTTAAAGACAAGAAGATCAAAGATCTG GATGCAAGTCTCAAAGATGAAGTCAAGAAAGCTGTCGACGCTGCGTTAAAGAAAAGTGAACGGGAAATCAAATTGGCCAAAGAAGAAACAGTCAATTTCAAAACGaaagctgaagatttggagcAAAAATTGACGAGG GCCGAGATGGACAAGAAGGGGCTGAACGAAAGAATTCAGCGCCTGGAAGCAGATTGGCGCAAAGAACGTGACCAGTTGATAGGTCGGGCAACAGACTTGGAAGTCGAAATCAAG GCGgagcgaaaaaagaaagatcgAGTGGAGAAAGAGTACGAAGGCGAGATGCGCGAAAAGGATGACGAAGTAATGGGATTGAGGGAGCGTGTCAAAAGGACAGAGATAGAACTAAAAGCAGCTCTTGAAAGATTTGAAGAACTTAAAAATCAAGACACCCGTTCAAGAG AACTGGAACTCGAACTTGAAAAAGAACATCAAGAATACGAAGATTTAACAGCCAAATACGACCTGCTCGAGGAGGATTATCTAGTGATCAAAGCCAAACTTGTCATGGACAAACAAAATATCGAGAG GGAGTATCTTTCTCTTAAAAAAGAACATGACACCGTCGAAGGAGAATTGCGGACCCTTAGAGAGACATTCAACTTGCGCCAAGATACGTGGATTAAAGAGAAACTAGATATGCAA GAAAAGGTAAAAGagttggaagaaaaagaactgcGCCATTCCGGAGAAAATTGGTATATTGAACGAAGTCGACTCAAAGACATTATCGAAGAGAAAAATCAGCAGCTGGAAAAGGTTAAGCGGGACGAGGAAATGCACAGAAACCATATAGACAACATCAGGCGAGag AACGATGAGCTACGAAGGAAACTCGAAGACTTTGATAAAGTAACCAAAATTCAGAGGAGCATGACGTACGATTCGTCGGAGCACGACCGCGAAATGCGCGAACTTCGTAACAG GTTGGCCCAGGAAGAGAAAGCCCATCGCTCGGAGATGACGCACGCTAAAATGCGTAGTGACAATAAAATTGCACTGCTGCAAGAAGAAACTCAGGCTACTCAGATGCAACTTGAGAAGGCCAGACGTGAGAGAGACACGTTTAG AGAAATGCTCGATGGTGCGCAACGCATGATTTCGGAATTAAAGTCTGATCCCAGCAAGAAGACGAAGTCTGGATCAGAAGCCGCTCGTTCTCGTGAG ATGGAAGAAACTTTAACTCGCATTGAGGAGTTCCATGCGCAGATTACAAGTCTCGAGGATGAACTGAACGAGGCACGCACAGAAACTTCGCGTATCAAAACTGAATATATCAACGAAAAATCGGCAAAGGAGATCAAAATTTCTGAATTACAAACCAAAATCAATGAA CTTGAAGAAGACAGAATCATGGCGATGGGACGTAGCCGTATAACAGGCACTCGAACTCGCCTGGAACTTGCTTGGCAGAAAGAGCGAGAAGAACAACAGCGTTTAATTCAAGAGTCATCTACTTTGGCTCGGGATTTGCGACAAACGTTACTCGAA GTCGAGAAAGAACGTGATCGTGAACGCCTTGAATCACGGCGTCGACTCGAACAGCAGAAGAGAGcgaacgaagaagaacaagtaGAAATCCGCAAAAAGGTGACCGAACTACAAAGTGACTTGCTAGAACTGCGTGACGCGCACGCCAAACTGCGTACGTCATGCGAAAAATTACGTCGCGATAAAGAACGAGTGGAGAAGGAACGGGACGATACGAAAAAGAGCATCGTTGATTCACGTAAAGCTGACGCGGACACCGAACGGCGCGTTGGCCAACTTATTgcagaaattcaaaaaatgaaGGACTTGTGTCCATTGGCCATGGGTGAATCCCTGTCTGGAGAATTGCCAACCGGTGTCAAAAGAG ACAAAGACGTGCGTCAGGAGAAAATACGCGAGGAATTTGTCACCACGCTTAAGTTAATCAACAAATGCAGTGAAGATGTGAAAAGACTTCAGCAACGGGAAAGTGACGACAGCAGTAAACGCACTACAATGTTTAGAAG aGCAATGTCGAACGCACCTGGTGACATGGGAACGACTTCCACTTCAAATAACAATGGAGAAAGCATTACTCCTGCGCCTTCCATAACAAAACGCGCCCCGGTTTACCGCCGGGCCTTGTCCTTGGAGCAAAGTCAAAATTTCAAAGACATTGAG ACCACATCTTCTAGTTCATATGCTTCCAATAGTTATATGGATGACGAACCACCATACGCATCGTATCGCAGCCGTACAGTTGATCGCGATCTAAGTCTTGACAG ACAATCCACAGACTCTACCCGCAGCGAATCTGCTGTCATTGCTACTCCAGAAActaagaaaaagagaagtctaatgggaaaaatcaaacaacTCACTAAATCACGTAGCATTGAAGATACGGGCACGGCCAATCTGCTGGTGAACGCAGGAATACAG GCTCTGATACCGAGCGTTTCCGTGGCTCCTAGCGGATCAGATCTAAGTTTGGATAAGGACCCAGAtcggaagaaggaaaagaaaactgtcAAAGATAAACTCACTGGAATGTTTAAGAAGGGTTCATCTTCTCGGACGAGCAG TATGGAGAGATCAGATTCCACTGAAAGCCGAGACAGGTACACCCCATCCAAAGACTCGCTTAGTGTAAGCGTTAGCGACAGACCGCTCCAGCGACCCCCTAGTCTTACCAATTTGTCTGCACCTGGATCAAGTAGAGGAACCACCCCCATTTCG TCAAGTCGTGCTACACCGTCTCGAAGTGGTATGCTGCGCAGCCAAAGCTCGGTAGAAACTGATGTGTGA